Genomic window (Capsicum annuum cultivar UCD-10X-F1 chromosome 10, UCD10Xv1.1, whole genome shotgun sequence):
GAACGTCATGTGACGTTCTCCATCTTCCTTTAACATCCATCAAAATGCTCCTCTTAGTCTATACTCTTTCAACAGTCATAACGACTAAGCAAACGACTATAATAAATGTTCAGATATTAACATACAATTAAACAATATATAAAAGGGATTTAGCCATTACAAAGCCATATAGTCCCAGACATCAACGAAACGAGAAACGGAAAAATACAATTGAACAGAAAGGGAGGAAGAGAGGTTACCTTTTATGGTTTAGTGAGCTGAGACGACGAGGAGTCTAAAAGGCTCTTCACCACCAACTTCTACCTTAGGTGTCAGGACGAAACAATGAAAAGCGGTAGAAATTCGTCGGGGAccgaaagaaagaaaacaaagataatagAGAAGTTAGTGAATGGAAGAGTATGAAAGAACTCAATATATTCCCCCAATTCTCTATCACTTTTCTCTTAAGTTTTTTCATAAGCGTGAACAAAGCCCCCTTTTATAGGCCAAACTGCAACGACTCttggagaaaaaaaatcaaatttgaattttgatgttCTTGAGAACACCAATTGCAGGAGATAATCAGAGAGATCAACAATGAAGAGAAAGGGGTCACCTTTTCGACTGATATTAAGGAGAAGTGATGGATTGGGGGCGAAGAGGCTTGGACCCGTCGGTTTGAACCTTGATAGTTGTCGAATCGACGGCAAGAGCCCCTTGAAACTGATGGATATTCCATTTCTCCATTTCTTCCTGAAATTGCAGAGCATTGGGATTTGGTTTTCTTGAACAATAGTGATGGATAGTCAATTGCTGTGTTGATGGAGACGGAAATAGAGTAGAGGAGAGAGGAGGCAGACGAGGGGAGAGGTGGAAAACCACTGGATTTTTCAATATCCTGATGGATGTTGTTTGTGctgtgtaaaagaaaaaaagcatgTGGACCGGGTCGGGGCATTTCGGTTCGGCTGGGGCAgctgaagttgttgttgttgggccGGATCGCCCGTTGCAGTGGGTTGCTGGGTTAAATCTTCTTTAAAAGAGAAATGGGCTGACAGGTTGGGTAATTGGGCTAGACAACATAATTAAACAGGACTGATTTAGAAATTGGAGTTTAGGATTAGGTTAGGTTTACGCTATTTATTAAATAACCTTATAGAATTTcagtcaatttttatttatttaaattctaatcatattgaaaatcaattgacCAATTACATTGCAATTTGGTCAAAagatttcaattatgatcaaaattaaataaattgaaatacaaTTCAATACGAATTATGTACCGATTTAATTTCGAGCTTCTTGGTTTACTAAAATCGAACAAAtactttttcaaataaattattattttggagaaaaaattatatccaaatcaagattttattcatttgaattaattttcaagataacctttgattaaaatttgattttttccgTAAAATAactatttaagtaacaaatttaTACGATTTCGTATATACgtatacgaaaatatataattgttacttaaaataacaaaattgcCTAAATaagtactttttaaaaaaaattatccagataaaaataaatattgtaattttatttaaaagcgAAGAAACTTAGTCGAGgaaggcaaaaattaggtgtcaacattaATGAATAATTGTAACCGTACACACCAAAAAGAGGATGGAGAATAAGTGTAATTGTACACACCGAAAGGAGGACGGACAATGGTCGTCTTATATGGGCTTGAACaatcaaaaacataatttaagGGATTCAAACCTACATAATACGCAACGCAACATTTCACCAGATCCTTTTAAACTTCAGAACCACCATCGACTTTTGtactaatgtaacaccccaaacaTCTAAATTAAGATCCAAATCATTATTCGAATGTGTATATGCTCAAATCCGATGATTACTAATTTTATGTAGGTGTTAAACCAATTCCTTAGTGTTATAAGGTCTTAGGTATAAATTAAGGTCATAAGAAATTTctagctcaaagttaagttgaaaacTTCTTTACCGACTAAGTTTTCGTATAAGATTTTACTAGGGTCATATTCAAATAAGCATACCTTATATAATGTGAAGATTTTTAtatcttaagacccaccaaactaGACTTTTTTTCAGTCTTTTTTCAATGCAACTAACTGTTTATAAATTTGTTTCTTAAGTATaaagttatggttgttttactaAAACAACGTGTCAGTGCTAAGCAAACTGGCGAATCACCTAGCGGTTTAGAGATGCACTAATTTGGATCGCTGAAATATCCTGAAAACCTTCAAAAATTGTTCATTTTGGCAATCTAAGTCTACATTTAGGCGTTCCACCGAATGATTTGGGGATGACACCTCCAAATTGTCGAAATGGCCAATGGGAGTCGTTAGAAGATCATTTTTCTAACTTTTCCCACTTTCTTTCTACTTCCTATCAATCCTAAGTTGGTATTTCCTCCTCTCCTCATCCTCCAACCATAAGGTAAGTGATTCCCATGCAATTCTAAGCAATTTACAGtatttcaatcatttttttttagattattaatGAAATCATACACCATAACCTAggattattttcaaaaatattcaacCAAGATTTCAagaattgaattcttgaagattcttcATCCGATTAAGGTTCCTCCTTGACTTCTTAGAAAGCAATTAAGGTATGCAGAACTTTGATGAGATTTTTCTTCCATCTCTAAGTCCAAAACTTCAAATTTTCATGAATTCAAGATTTTGGTTAGGATTATAAACCCATTTTTAGGCTCGCCTTTTATGAAGTACGTTCCATGAGATCATGATGCttttacttatgattatgatttctATAAACACGAAAATTATGTTTACTGAACTTTAATTCTTAACATGATTcttaaatgttgattttttttttaaattgatatcTCAAGCATAATTTTAGAATCCTTATGACATTATGAATTTTCA
Coding sequences:
- the LOC124888155 gene encoding uncharacterized protein LOC124888155 isoform X1, translating into MPRPGPHAFFLLHSTNNIHQDIEKSSGFPPLPSSASSLLYSISVSINTAIDYPSLLFKKTKSQCSAISGRNGEMEYPSVSRGSCRRFDNYQGSNRRVQASSPPIHHFSLISVEKLAILLKAGGLQTEGDHCRQSGGVLIWVGFDFNLDWIWNLF